Proteins from a genomic interval of Neisseria arctica:
- a CDS encoding LPS-assembly protein LptD, translated as MARLFSLKPLVLALGVAFSATAYGQNTEELSLGNTCLSCTPEKAASTAAAAAEPAVKTSGAEPLAADYTRITADEVQGQTQVSVRAQGDVIIERNNQILNAPWVEYDQQREIIRAGDTFTLQQNGSVVSGRQIEYNLAEGTGKADHARLSSEHEGRRLQSVSESAELLGNGRYKLTNTKFNTCEPGDASWYIRANSIEADTASGIGVAKHASLVFGGVPVLYTPWADFPLNGNRKSGLLVPTLKIGSDGVELETPYYLNLAPNYDATVTPGIISNRGVQLGGQFRYLQPTYSGVAEGKWMPADKRSEYNNRYHVRWNHQQQFGSALSGGISYNQVSDDDYYRDFYGRADIANNVNLNRQAWLNLNTKVLGGNLSSYATVQKYQTLANANGYKDEPYAIMPRLSTRWQRNFDHAQANIFGQFTRFDHDSKQAGSRIVAYPGVKWDFHNQWGYIRPKVGLHATYYNLDSFENKTGRTTSRVLPIMNVDAGMTFERKANLFGNNYLQTLEPRVFYNYIPTKAQNDLPNFDSSENSFNYEQLFRENLYSGNDRINAANSISTAVQTRILNPQNGAELFRAGVGQKFYITNDNVLLDGSISNYRRNRSDWVAFAHGNLTDSIRLDTDIHYNQNQDKVDNFAAGIRYNPEPGKVLSARYKYGRNEKIYLQDDGQYFYDKLQQVDLAAQWPLRSNLYAVARFNYALKVNKPLEQLIGLEYKSNCGCWSASVVAQHYVTGLNSSKNAVFFNLQLKDLSNIGNNPFEQLRLAIPGYSKTNEVNTK; from the coding sequence TTGGCTCGTTTATTTTCATTAAAACCTTTGGTACTGGCTTTAGGCGTGGCCTTTTCTGCAACTGCGTACGGCCAAAATACAGAGGAACTGTCACTGGGCAACACTTGCTTGAGCTGTACGCCCGAAAAAGCCGCCTCAACAGCTGCCGCCGCTGCGGAACCTGCGGTCAAAACCAGTGGTGCAGAGCCCCTGGCGGCCGACTATACCCGTATCACCGCCGATGAAGTACAAGGTCAAACGCAGGTATCCGTTCGGGCGCAAGGCGATGTGATTATCGAGCGCAACAACCAAATCTTAAATGCCCCGTGGGTAGAGTACGACCAGCAACGTGAAATCATTCGGGCCGGCGATACTTTTACACTGCAACAAAACGGCTCGGTAGTGAGTGGCCGGCAAATCGAATACAACTTGGCAGAAGGCACAGGCAAAGCTGATCATGCCCGCCTGTCAAGCGAACACGAAGGCCGACGCCTGCAAAGTGTTAGTGAGAGTGCCGAATTATTAGGCAACGGTCGTTACAAATTAACCAATACCAAATTCAACACCTGCGAACCCGGCGATGCAAGCTGGTATATCCGCGCCAACAGCATTGAAGCCGATACCGCATCGGGTATCGGGGTTGCCAAACACGCTTCTTTGGTTTTCGGCGGCGTTCCCGTACTTTATACGCCTTGGGCGGATTTCCCGCTCAATGGCAACCGCAAAAGCGGCCTACTCGTACCTACCTTAAAAATCGGTTCGGACGGCGTAGAGCTGGAAACACCCTATTACCTCAACCTCGCGCCGAATTATGATGCGACGGTTACCCCCGGCATCATATCCAACCGCGGCGTGCAGCTGGGCGGCCAGTTCCGCTACCTGCAACCTACTTACTCAGGCGTGGCAGAAGGCAAATGGATGCCCGCCGACAAACGGAGCGAATACAACAACCGCTACCATGTCCGCTGGAACCACCAACAGCAGTTTGGCAGCGCACTTTCAGGCGGCATCAGCTACAATCAAGTTTCCGATGACGACTATTACCGTGATTTTTACGGCCGTGCCGATATCGCCAATAACGTCAATCTCAACCGCCAAGCTTGGTTAAACCTCAACACTAAAGTTTTGGGGGGCAACCTCAGCAGCTACGCCACCGTACAAAAATACCAAACATTAGCCAATGCCAACGGCTATAAAGACGAACCGTATGCCATCATGCCGCGCCTTTCCACCCGCTGGCAACGCAATTTCGATCATGCCCAAGCTAATATTTTCGGACAATTTACCCGCTTCGACCACGACAGCAAGCAAGCGGGCAGCCGTATTGTTGCCTATCCGGGCGTAAAATGGGATTTCCACAACCAATGGGGCTACATTCGCCCCAAAGTCGGGCTGCACGCCACCTACTACAATTTGGACAGCTTCGAAAACAAAACCGGACGTACCACCAGCCGTGTTTTACCAATCATGAATGTTGATGCCGGCATGACGTTTGAACGCAAGGCCAACCTCTTTGGCAACAACTACCTTCAAACACTCGAACCGCGCGTGTTCTACAACTACATTCCGACCAAAGCCCAAAACGACCTGCCTAATTTCGACAGCTCGGAAAACAGCTTCAATTACGAACAACTTTTCCGTGAAAACCTCTATTCCGGCAACGACCGTATCAACGCCGCCAATAGCATTTCCACGGCCGTACAAACCCGGATTTTAAATCCCCAAAACGGAGCAGAGCTTTTCAGAGCGGGTGTCGGTCAAAAATTCTACATTACCAATGACAACGTATTGCTCGACGGCAGTATCAGCAACTACCGGCGCAACCGCTCAGACTGGGTAGCCTTCGCCCACGGCAACCTAACCGACAGCATACGTCTGGATACCGATATCCACTATAACCAAAACCAAGACAAAGTCGACAACTTTGCTGCAGGCATCCGCTACAATCCCGAACCAGGCAAAGTATTAAGCGCCCGCTACAAATACGGCCGCAACGAAAAAATCTATCTGCAAGACGACGGCCAATATTTCTACGACAAACTGCAACAAGTCGACTTAGCCGCACAATGGCCGCTACGTTCAAACCTATATGCCGTTGCCCGCTTCAATTACGCCTTAAAAGTCAACAAGCCTTTGGAACAACTGATCGGCTTGGAGTACAAAAGTAATTGCGGCTGCTGGAGTGCCAGTGTCGTAGCACAACACTATGTAACCGGCCTCAACAGCAGCAAAAATGCCGTATTCTTCAACCTTCAATTAAAAGATTTAAGCAATATCGGCAATAATCCCTTCGAACAACTGCGTCTGGCGATTCCCGGATACAGCAAAACCAACGAGGTAAACACAAAATGA
- the cas2 gene encoding CRISPR-associated endonuclease Cas2 — MLMLITYDVSLADADGAARLRRIAKHCLDYGVRVQYSVFECDITPDQWVKLKAKLLSTYNPDTDSLRFYHLGSKWRRKVEHHGAKAAVDIFQDTLII; from the coding sequence GTGTTAATGCTGATTACTTATGATGTATCGCTCGCTGACGCGGATGGCGCCGCCCGCTTGCGGCGAATTGCCAAACATTGTTTGGATTATGGTGTGCGGGTGCAATATTCGGTATTTGAATGCGATATTACACCCGACCAATGGGTGAAATTGAAAGCCAAGCTTCTCTCTACTTATAACCCCGATACCGACAGTTTGCGGTTTTATCATTTGGGCAGTAAATGGCGTCGAAAAGTCGAACATCATGGTGCAAAGGCTGCAGTGGATATTTTCCAAGATACTTTGATTATTTAA
- the cas1c gene encoding type I-C CRISPR-associated endonuclease Cas1c, which produces MRKLQNTLYITTQGSYLHKERETLVVEQERKKVAQLPVHSIGHIFCFGNVLVSPFLMGFCGENNVNMAFFTENGRFLGRLQGRQSGNVLLRRAQYRLSECNPVPIARHIIAVKIQASKRVLQRRLRNHGEQTEVQAAVSALNFSLQQLKRAESLELIRGIEGDAAARYFGVFGHLLKEKSGFAFDGRNRRPPRDGVNALLSFVYSILGKDISGALQGVGLDPQVGFLHADRPGRDSLAQDILEEFRAWWADRLVLSLINRGQIKPQDFVTEAGGAVNIKPEARKLLFQTLQAKKQEKIVHPFLQEEVAIGLLPHIQSMLLARHLRGDLAQYPPFLMR; this is translated from the coding sequence ATGCGTAAGCTGCAAAACACGCTGTATATCACCACGCAGGGTAGTTATCTGCATAAGGAGCGGGAAACGCTGGTGGTGGAGCAGGAGCGCAAAAAGGTGGCGCAGTTGCCGGTGCATTCCATCGGGCATATTTTCTGTTTCGGTAATGTGCTGGTGTCCCCGTTTTTGATGGGGTTTTGCGGTGAAAATAATGTCAATATGGCGTTTTTTACCGAAAACGGACGTTTTTTGGGGCGGTTGCAGGGGCGGCAGAGTGGTAATGTGTTGCTGCGGAGGGCGCAATATCGGCTGTCGGAGTGCAATCCGGTGCCGATTGCACGGCACATTATTGCGGTGAAAATCCAAGCCAGTAAACGGGTGTTGCAGCGGCGCTTGCGCAATCATGGTGAACAGACTGAGGTGCAAGCAGCAGTGTCGGCGCTGAATTTTAGTTTGCAGCAGTTGAAACGGGCGGAAAGTTTGGAACTAATCCGCGGGATAGAGGGCGATGCGGCGGCGCGTTATTTCGGCGTGTTCGGGCATTTGCTTAAGGAGAAGAGTGGTTTTGCCTTCGATGGACGCAACCGTCGCCCACCGCGTGACGGGGTGAATGCGCTACTGTCGTTTGTGTACAGTATTTTGGGCAAGGATATCAGCGGCGCGCTGCAAGGTGTGGGGTTGGATCCGCAAGTGGGCTTTCTGCACGCCGATCGCCCGGGTCGAGACAGTTTGGCGCAGGATATTTTGGAGGAGTTTCGCGCATGGTGGGCAGATAGATTGGTTTTAAGCCTGATTAACCGCGGACAGATTAAGCCGCAGGATTTTGTGACCGAAGCCGGTGGTGCGGTGAATATCAAACCCGAAGCCCGCAAGCTGCTGTTTCAAACTTTGCAGGCGAAAAAGCAAGAAAAGATTGTGCATCCGTTTTTGCAGGAAGAAGTGGCAATCGGCTTACTACCGCATATTCAGTCCATGTTGCTAGCGCGGCATTTGCGCGGTGATTTGGCTCAATATCCGCCGTTTTTAATGCGGTGA
- a CDS encoding peptidylprolyl isomerase, giving the protein MKFKSLIIAAALGLSLGTVHAADIKMVDGIAAVVDNSVITYRDLNQALATARTAMPKGNSITEEELRRQVLGQLINQSLIVQAGKRRNINATETEIDEALAQTAQARKTTVDQLYTQAARDGLSRSALRRNVADSLITQKVQQQAIMQNARVSEAEIDAFLNHAREQNITLPEGEPVRQYHARHILIKADGTNQAANAAAEAEIRKIAAQARSGSDFSALARAHSQDGSAPNGGDLGWFTDGVMVPEFEHAVQRLRRGQVSQPVRSQFGWHVIKLEDVRDAGTPEERRRNAVRQYLSDQKAQRATTDLLQQLHSSAFIDIRN; this is encoded by the coding sequence ATGAAATTCAAATCCCTGATTATCGCCGCCGCACTCGGCCTATCCCTCGGCACCGTTCATGCAGCCGATATCAAAATGGTTGACGGCATCGCCGCCGTAGTCGACAACAGCGTCATCACCTACCGAGACCTCAACCAAGCCCTAGCCACCGCCCGCACAGCCATGCCCAAAGGCAACAGCATCACCGAAGAAGAGCTCCGCCGCCAAGTATTAGGGCAGCTAATTAACCAATCCTTAATCGTACAAGCAGGTAAACGCCGCAATATCAACGCAACAGAAACTGAAATCGACGAAGCGCTGGCCCAAACCGCCCAAGCACGCAAAACCACCGTCGACCAACTCTATACCCAGGCCGCACGCGACGGCCTCAGCCGTAGCGCCCTGCGCCGCAACGTGGCAGACAGCCTGATTACCCAAAAAGTGCAGCAGCAAGCCATTATGCAGAACGCACGGGTAAGCGAAGCCGAAATCGATGCCTTTCTCAACCATGCCCGCGAACAAAACATCACGCTACCCGAAGGCGAACCGGTACGCCAATACCACGCCCGCCATATTCTGATTAAAGCTGACGGCACTAATCAGGCCGCCAATGCCGCCGCCGAAGCAGAGATCCGCAAAATTGCCGCACAAGCCCGCAGCGGCAGCGACTTTTCCGCACTGGCACGCGCCCACTCGCAAGACGGCAGTGCGCCTAACGGCGGCGATTTAGGCTGGTTTACCGACGGCGTGATGGTTCCCGAGTTTGAGCACGCCGTACAACGCCTGCGCCGCGGCCAAGTAAGCCAACCGGTACGCAGCCAATTCGGCTGGCACGTTATCAAACTGGAAGATGTGCGTGACGCAGGTACTCCCGAAGAACGCCGCCGCAATGCCGTACGCCAATACCTTTCCGACCAAAAAGCCCAACGTGCAACAACTGATCTGCTACAACAACTTCATTCGAGTGCATTTATCGACATCCGTAATTGA